The Clostridiales bacterium FE2011 sequence AGCGGCGGAGATATCCTGATCTACGCCGACGTCAATATGCATACGCTGCTGGATTTCCGGTTTAAGAGCAAGTATACCGCTGAAAACGGTGAAGACGGCAAGGCCAACAGATGTACAGGAAAACGCGGAGATGATCTGCTGATCAAAGTGCCGGTAGGCACGGTGATCTATGACGACGCGACGGACCGGGTCATGGCGGACATGGACCAGCCCGGTGAAACACGGCTCCTGCTCAAGGGCGGCAAAGGCGGATGGGGAAACCAGCATTTCGCGACGCCGACCCGCCAGGCTCCCAATTTTGCCAAACCGGGCGTCAGGACCGAGGTACGTACACTTCGGCTGGAGCTGAAAACCATTGCGGACGTTGGCCTGATCGGATACCCGAACGTCGGAAAAAGCTCCATTCTGAGCGTTGTTACCAGCGCCAGGCCCAAGGTCGGCAACTATCACTTTACAACCCTGACTCCGAACCTGGGGATTGTGCGCCGTTTCGGAAAGGATATTGTCCTTGCCGATATTCCCGGACTGATTGAAGGCGCTGCGGAAGGTGCCGGACTGGGACATGATTTCCTGCGGCATGTGGAAAGAACACGGCTGCTTCTCCACGTTGTGGACGTTTCCGGCAGCGAAGGACGTGATCCGGTGGATGATCTCGATCAGATCAACTCGGAACTGGACCGGTACGGCAATCTTTCCGAAAAACCCCAGATTATTGTGTGCAACAAGACAGACCTGCCC is a genomic window containing:
- the obgE gene encoding GTPase ObgE; this encodes MSNFVDRVKITAKAGNGGNGSASFHREKFVINGGPDGGDGGSGGDILIYADVNMHTLLDFRFKSKYTAENGEDGKANRCTGKRGDDLLIKVPVGTVIYDDATDRVMADMDQPGETRLLLKGGKGGWGNQHFATPTRQAPNFAKPGVRTEVRTLRLELKTIADVGLIGYPNVGKSSILSVVTSARPKVGNYHFTTLTPNLGIVRRFGKDIVLADIPGLIEGAAEGAGLGHDFLRHVERTRLLLHVVDVSGSEGRDPVDDLDQINSELDRYGNLSEKPQIIVCNKTDLPGAEENLKRIRVLAEGMGVPVFAVSAATHQGFDELLDETARQLESLPPVLHYHEEEIPEEKEDPDAFEVTEEKGIYIVSGPGMDRLIQSVNFEDQESLNWFHRTLRRLGVIDALKEAGAKEGSTVQIADMEFDFIE